A segment of the Arachis hypogaea cultivar Tifrunner chromosome 5, arahy.Tifrunner.gnm2.J5K5, whole genome shotgun sequence genome:
gttaaaacacaaataaataaaatataaataaatgtatttatttatttatcataaaattaaaaaaatatttatttattgagaATGATTCAGATATTAAATAATGTATTCTTCAAATAACATAAAATCacgaacaattttttttaatgattactATTCACTCACTTAAATTACTCCTCCTTCTTTCTACtaatcttcttcctctcttccttgCAACCAAAAATTTCAAACTCTCTTTCCCTTACAATACAAATTCTCACTCACTAAAATTGAACCCGAACCTTTACCTTGCAAAACCTCACTTGCATTTTGCTTTTAAAGACCCGCTTCGGCCATCTCCAAACACCTGTCGAGCATGCAGCTTCTGCTCCTGTCAATCATAAGCTACGTTTTGTGCCTGCCATCTGCCAAACGCAACCTGTATTTTAGGTAGTTGAAGGTTGTCAAGTGGCCGGTCATTATTTGCATGCAGGGGACATAAATGACATGTTTCGGTTGTTGCTTTTCTCATGCCAAACGAAACTATTTTGTAGCTGTTTTTCTCATGCAAATCGCAGCCTGCGTTTTGCAGGTCTCTGTAGGGGTGGCAAAACAGGTTGAACCCATCGGGCCGATCCGCTAAAAAGGTGAGTTGGACTAGGATTTGGAGTtcgccaaattaaaaaaattcgccAAATCCGTACTGCCAAATTagcgggttttggcggggcgggacGGGCCGGTCCGCCAGgccgaagatttttatttttttattttttattaaataaaagagttattactattataaaattaataattatagaatttttaaacactttttgtttgtttttgtttttattcttcttttagttattaactttatttattttattttacaattttatatatttgctcaaattatgtgatttatttttaaaataaagatggttctattgacaaatattattttgaacaattttattgaagttaaaatagtaaaaaaattatattataatttgactattttttatttgtatttgattttttaattaatttttttggttaattttaataaattttatttaaaaaaaaaagaatcaagcGGGTTAACCCGTCGACCCGCCAATCCGCTATAAAATAGAACGGAATAGCATTTTAAACCCATCTTAATTGGTAGGACGGACCGACCCGCTTTGCCATCCCTAGGTCTCTATATTTCCTAAGTCCACATATTTAGATAACACAACATGCACCAATATTACTGCATAAcactctcttctactccatttttaaattaatttctgtAAATTATTGATATGATAATAAGAGTAAAtagctattttttattataaaaaatttaggcGTTGacaaatttaatcataaaaaattaaaattaatattatatttataaaaaataaattttgattggcaaaattattcaaaattcttAAATGACCTTTTATAATTTAACCTAACATAATCTAACTTAACCCCAATTTCTAATTACAATATTTCAACATCATTCCATCTTAtctcacaaaatttttttttctttttcttcttccacaCCACCATATTCactttttctttgcttattcaatGTCATCAATACTACGATATCATTTACTTTTCGAGTTGTCACTCAACATAAACACAATGACAAAAGCAcacaaatttaaaaacaaaaaaaggaaatcAAATACACATCTCGCTCTAATACTCCACCACattccatttctttctttcttttctcattCATCCTTTGCCTCCTTCACACTGATTTCATATTCAACAATGCCCAATATAACCTAATCACAATATTATTGTCGTTATTGTTATGGACTTATGGAATAATGCATCTTGTTTATAGCCTTATCAAGATGGCATCTCCCAAGTGCAAAGCTATTCTCAACAACTGTCTCAACCTCACCAACACCAGCACCACCGTTCAATCGACCACTTTTGTCCCAAGGAATGCCATCCAAATGCGTTGTTTTCTGGTTGCATAATGACGTCTTGGCCAAAGCGCGAAAGTTGTTGGCGTTAATGGCTTTTTTTGGCAGCAGCACCAAAAGAAGCGAGGCAGGATGATATCGTTGGATTCTCGATGAGAATGATTGTTTTTGTGATTTTCTTGATGTGTTCTATGGTGCCCATGAGGaggcaaaacaaaaaaaatagcaaCAGAAGATAGAACAAGAAGAAAGTAGAGATCAAGTTAGAATACATGGGATCAAATACGACATTAATAATGGAGATAGTGGCAAGCCGATAGTAAGCGATGTAGGTGGAGCAAGAAAAAGAGCTACAGGTGAGTGAGGTGGTGTTAGGAAAAGAAGAGAGGGTTAGGGTTTGGGTTGAGGGTGGGGTGAGGATGGGTGGAGTGAAAGATCAGATATTAGGGATGAATAGAACCAGAATATAGATAGAAATTTGGATTAGGTTAAGTTAAGGatagtttgaaaattttgaataattttttaagatttaGATAGTTTTGTCAATAGAAACTTATCTTTTATGAGTATTACATCAGTTTTGATTTTTTATAGTTATATTTGTCAGAGTGCCTGAATCTTTTATGGTTgaaaatagttatttattttaaggGTAAATATCCTTTTCGGTCCCTGAACATTTTAAAGTGGGACATATCGCACCTTTATCATTCAGAAACCTCAAGCGGGTCCTCAACCAATGACATAAGTGAACGAATCGACCCCTGTGACCGGTTGCTAACAGGTTGCTTGGATGACGTGTCAGGTGGTGGCTGAGTTGTCAACTCCAGGTGGCACGTGTAAGTAGAAGTTGTTGCAGGGACTCAAAACCCCCTCCCTGCAACTGAAACGGCGTCGTTGCATTGGGTGGCTCCTCCCTTCCGTTTTGCCGGCTTCCTCCCTCTCTTTCGCGGCCTCTTCTCCGGCTCAACGGCATCCTTCACCACAGAAGCTTCCAAATCCGAATGATCCAAATCTCCGCCTCCGCCACCACCGGACTTCACAATGGAAGCCGGCAAGATCACGCTGGAAGTAAAAGACAGTATTCCATCCTCAATGCTGCTCCACGAAGTAGGggatctcctcttcttgttctcaTCAGAGACAAACTGCGACTGAG
Coding sequences within it:
- the LOC140173250 gene encoding transcription factor MYC2-like, which codes for MAATTTVANNKTVPVVSNPGSSSMVTEAPKNPQQNQGFVLMKLNFSSSLKPESGEILSFGENKKGSYGVNSNNGGNNLFSVQSQSQFVSDENKKRRSPTSWSSIEDGILSFTSSVILPASIVKSGGGGGGDLDHSDLEASVVKDAVEPEKRPRKRGRKPAKRKGGATQCNDAVSVAGRGF